A window of Deinococcus aerolatus contains these coding sequences:
- a CDS encoding DUF2243 domain-containing protein, with amino-acid sequence MTTLSPTQPDLRRSRLSGLLLGAAFMAGVDEIIFHQVLGWHHFYDRSTPAIGLLSDGLLHAAELMAIVAGIFLLADALRARAFAPPFFWAGLFLGLGGFQLFDGLIDHKVLRVHQIRYDVPLLTYDLVWNLLGLALLLMGFALHRQATRRTPGP; translated from the coding sequence ATGACGACCCTTTCCCCAACTCAGCCGGACTTGCGTCGCTCCCGTCTCAGTGGCCTGCTGCTGGGCGCCGCGTTCATGGCCGGCGTGGACGAGATCATCTTCCATCAGGTGCTCGGCTGGCACCACTTCTATGACCGCTCGACGCCGGCCATCGGCCTGCTCAGCGACGGCCTTCTTCACGCGGCCGAGCTGATGGCGATCGTGGCCGGCATCTTCCTGCTGGCCGACGCGCTCCGGGCTCGGGCCTTTGCGCCTCCCTTCTTCTGGGCCGGGCTGTTTCTGGGTCTGGGCGGCTTTCAGCTCTTCGACGGTCTCATCGACCACAAGGTGCTGCGCGTCCACCAAATCCGCTACGACGTGCCGCTGCTGACCTACGACCTGGTGTGGAACCTGTTGGGCCTGGCGCTGCTCCTGATGGGCTTCGCCCTCCACCGTCAGGCGACGCGCCGCACACCCGGACCGTGA